Proteins encoded in a region of the Candidatus Hydrogenedentota bacterium genome:
- a CDS encoding transposase, whose product MDDRQCYKTDVVHGQRQHAVGHNDEHPEKVKPASPPSSVAQASPPASAFALEETLVRAGGDACATEDDNTLVSGWHSRGYLPHLKSENGTYFVTFRLADTLPKTVLERYRAEREDIVLRAKTLGRDLTRDEERQLAMLYSERIDAYLDAGHGKCWLRKPELGGLMADTLQHFDGVRYILYAWVVMPNHVHVVVTPLPGHELSRILHSWKSFTAHEVKKMGHIPDTLVSKSKAFWQRESHDHLVRDDDDLSRVIEYTIKNPVNAGLCAAIEDWPYVGFLKNTGESFHHD is encoded by the coding sequence ATGGATGACAGGCAATGTTACAAAACCGATGTGGTGCATGGTCAGAGACAGCATGCCGTCGGCCATAATGATGAGCATCCGGAAAAAGTAAAGCCAGCGTCCCCGCCATCTTCAGTAGCGCAGGCGTCCCCGCCTGCATCTGCCTTTGCCTTGGAAGAAACGTTGGTACGTGCAGGCGGGGACGCCTGCGCTACTGAAGATGACAACACTTTGGTGTCCGGATGGCATTCTCGGGGTTATTTGCCCCATTTGAAATCCGAGAATGGCACCTATTTTGTGACGTTCCGCCTGGCGGACACCCTGCCAAAAACGGTGTTGGAGCGGTATCGTGCCGAGCGAGAGGATATTGTGCTCCGGGCGAAAACGCTTGGCCGGGATTTGACACGGGATGAGGAACGGCAACTGGCCATGCTTTACTCGGAACGCATTGACGCATATCTGGACGCAGGTCACGGAAAATGCTGGCTCAGGAAACCGGAACTTGGCGGGCTAATGGCGGACACGCTTCAGCACTTTGACGGTGTCCGCTACATACTGTATGCATGGGTGGTCATGCCAAACCATGTCCATGTGGTCGTGACGCCTCTTCCCGGCCATGAGTTAAGCCGCATACTCCACAGTTGGAAATCCTTCACAGCCCATGAGGTGAAAAAAATGGGGCACATCCCAGACACTCTTGTGTCGAAAAGTAAGGCCTTTTGGCAGCGCGAGTCCCATGATCATCTCGTGCGTGATGATGACGACTTGTCAAGAGTAATTGAATACACAATAAAGAACCCCGTTAATGCGGGTCTTTGCGCCGCCATTGAAGACTGGCCATATGTGGGTTTTTTAAAAAACACCGGGGAGTCCTTCCACCATGACTAA